In Rhizobium sp. 11515TR, the DNA window ACCGTAATCATGCTTGCCATCGTGGTTCCGACCATCCTGCTGGCGTTCTGGATGGCATGGCGTTATCGCGCCTCGAATCCCCGAGCGGAATATCTTCCGTATTGGTCCTATTCCGGACGGATCGAGGCGGTCGTCTGGTCAATTCCGATCCTGACGATCATGTTCATCGGCGGCCTGATCTGGATCGGGTCGCACAGGCTCGACCCGTTCAGGCCGCTATCGTCGAGCAAGCCGCCTGTCGAGGTGCAGGTCGTATCGCTCGATTGGAAATGGCTTTTCATCTATCCGAAAAACGGGATTGCTACCGTCAATCAGGTCGTGATTCCGACCGGCACGCCGGTGCACTTTTCGATCACGTCTGCAAGTGTTTTCAACGCGTTCTTCGTGCCTCGGCTTGGATCGATGATCTACGCCATGCCTGGCATGATCTCGCAACTGCACCTCCAGTCGGATGAATCCGCTCGCCTGCGGGGCATATCCGCCCAATTTTCCGGTGACGGTTTCTCGGACATGCAGTTCGAGGTCAAAAGCGTCCCGGATGCCGAGTTTGAAACCTGGATGAAGAGCGCTCAGGCAACCGATCTTCCCCTCGATCGGGATGTCTATGGCAAGCTCTTACAGCAGAGCGAGCGCGTCCAGCCTGCGACCTACCGCTTGGCGGATCCCGAGCTTTTCAATGCCATCGTTCAACAGACGATTCCGCCAGGCCCCGGTCCAGAGGCCGAGTCCCGACAACATGCGGGTCGCGAGACTTCCACCGGGGGAAAGGATTGAACATGTTGGGAAAACTCGGGCTTTCGGCGATTCCCTTGTCTCAGCCGATCCCGCTGATCACATCCATCGCCGTTATCCTCATCGCAGCTGCGGTCTTGATTCTGGTCACCGTAAGAAGATGGTGGCCCTATTTGTGGCGAGAGTGGATCACAAGCGTCGATCACAAGCGTATCGGCATCATGTATTGTCTGCTCGGTGTCGTCATGCTCATCCGCGGCTTTGCCGATGCTATCATGATGCGCACCCAGCAGGCAGTCGCGATCGATGCCCCCGGTTATTTGCCGCCAGAACATTATAATCAGATCTTCACCGCGCATGGAACGATCATGATCCTGTTCGGCGCCATGCCGCTAGTGCTGGGATTCATGAATTTCCTCGTGCCGCTGCAGCTTGGCGTCCGCGACGTTGCCTTCCCGACATTCAACTCGGTTGGGTTCTGGCTGACCGCCAGCGGCGCGCTCCTCGTCAATGTGTCGCTCTTCATCGGCGAGTTCGCCCGCACCGGATGGCTGCCATACCCGCCCCTCAGCGAGACGAGCTATACGCCAGGCGTGGGCGTCGACTACTATCTTTGGGCCGTGCAGATTTCCGGCATCGGAACCCTGATAACCGGTATCAATATCGTCACGACGATATTGAAAATGCGGTGCCGGGGCATGAGCTATCTCCGAATGCCGGTCTTTTGCTGGACCGCGCTAGCTTCTTGTCTGCTGATTGTGGCAGCCTTCCCGATCCTGACGGCAACGCTCGCGATGCTGACGCTCGATCGCTATGTCGGATGGCATTATTTCACAAATACGGCGGGCGGAAATCCGATGATGTTTGTGAACCTGATATGGGCGTGGGGTCATCCGGAAGTCTACATCCTCGTCCTGCCTGCCTTCGGCATCTTTTCCGAAGTCTTTTCGACCTTTTCCGGCAAGCCGCTATTTGGCTACCGCTCCATGGTCGCGGCGACGATGTTCATTTGCATCGTTTCGATGCTGGTATGGCTGCACCACTTCTTCACAATGGGGGCCGGCGCCGCGGTCAACACCTTCTTCGGCATCTCCTCCAGCATCATTGCCGTCGGCACCGGCGTCAAAATCTACAACTGGATCTTTACGATGTATGGCGGAAGGGTTCGTTTCGAAGTGCCGATGCTTTGGTCAATGGGCTTCATCTTCACCTTCATCATAGGCGGGTTGACAGGTGTCCTGCTCGCCATACCACCAGCGGACTTCCTGACGCATAATTCCATGTTTCTGGTGGCGCATTTTCACAATGTCATCATTGGTGGCGTCGTGTTCGGCGTTTTCGCGGGCATGGAATTCTGGTTTCCGAAAGCATTCGGTTTCCGGCTTCACGCAGGGTGGGGCAAAGCGGCTTTCTGGCTCGCCTTCTTGGGGTTTTGGGTAACCTTCACGCCTCTTTACGTTCTCGGACTTGATGGGATGACACGGCGGTTGCAGCACATCGACGTTCCCGAATGGGCGCCCTGGCTTTATGTCTCCGCCGCCGGTGTCGGCATTCTTGTCCTGGGGGTCATCGCGCAGGTCATTCAACTGGTGGTCAGCATTCGCGAACGGGAAAAGCTGCGGGATATTACCGGAGACCCCTGGGATGGTCGTTCTCTTGAATGGGCAACCCCGTCACCGCCGCCGTTTTTCAACTTCGCCGTCATGCCGAATGTCGAGGGTGAGGAGGCCTATTGGGGTATCAAACTTCGCGCCGTGGAATCACAGCAACTGTCGCCCGAACCGGATTATGAGCCGATCGAGATGCCGGTGAACAGTCCGGTCGGCATCTATACGGCCTTTTTCGCCACGGTCTTCGGTTTCGCGATGATCTGGTACATCTGGTGGCTCGCTATCGTGGCGCTCGTGGCGGCCTTCATCGGCTTCGTGGTCTTCGCATGGCGCGACGTTCATGAATTCGAGGTTTCTGCCGAAGAGGTCGCGCGCGTCGATCGTGGCCGGCGCTCCGCTCGCGAGGCGATGCTTGCGCGCATGTCCGAACAGGGAGTCTTGCCATGACCGATACCGGCCTGCCGGCGAGCGTCGAAGCCATACGGCGCGTTCGCGAAGACCCGCATCGTCTGGGCCATCGTGCTCACGGCTCGGGGGAGCCCGCGGCGGGAACTGGCCAGGGCGCTACCGGTCCCGCCGACAAGCGGATTCTTGTCGGCTACGGTTTCTGGATCTATCTGCTGAGCGACATCATCATTTTCTCGTGCTTTTTCGCCGCATTCGCCGTGCAAAGGGCAGCGACGGCTGGCGGGCCGACGATTGCCGATATCGTCGATGTGCAGCGCGTGGGATTCGAGACGGCGGCGCTGCTATTGTCGAGTTACACCTGCATGCTGTCATTTGCGGCGACGAATGCACGCAACAGGCTGTGGACGCTCATCTTTCTGTTTCTGACAGGCCTGCTGGGATTGATATTCGTTCTTCTTGAACTGTGGGAATTCGTCGAGCTCGCCGATCGCGGCTTCACGCCGCAGCGCAGCGCAATGCTTACTTCCTTCTATGGGCTGGTCGGACTGCATGGCTTGCACGTCACGCTCGGCGGCGTCTGGCTGGCCACGATGATGGCCCAGGTTTTCATAAAAGGATTTCGCCGGGAGATCATCCATCGATTGATCTGTTTCAATCTCTTCTGGCATGCACTCGACATCGTCTGGATCGGCATTTTCACGATCGTCTATCTGATGGGAGTTCACTGATGAGTACCTCCGACACCGACACGGACGTATATGATAACCGACAAAATTTGCGGGATGATCATGCGCCCGGCGACGAGCCACCGGAAGAAAGCGGCCACTGGGTGCTGAACGCAAACTTGGGCCTGGGATTTTCTATCATTCTGACGGCTGCTTCCTTCTTGCTGGCCACTTCCAACATTGTTTACGGGCCGGCAATTCCGGTAGCGCTTATCGTCCTCGCAATTGCACAAATGGGCGTGCATCTGGTGTTCTTTCTGCATATCACCACAGGCCCCGACAATACCAACAACGTCCTCGCACTGGCATTCGGCATACTGGTCGTCGTGCTGATCGTTCTCGGTTCCATCTGGATCATGGACCATCTGAAGCAAAACATGATGCCGATGGATCAGTTAATGAATATGCAGCCATAAGTATCTGGATTATGCAGGCGAAGCTGCGTGACGCCGCATCGCAATGCTTGCCAAGTAGAGAAATACAGTGAAGGAGCTTCAATATGTCACCGAAGTGCTTCGCTCTTCTATTTGCGATCTGCATTTCGCTGACGGCTGGATATATGCTCAGCTTCGTATGGCTTTCCGCTGCAATAGCCTACTAGATTTTCATCCGGTCGGTACGGAATACTGTCCTATTCCTTTGCGCGTGGCTTGCCCCGATCATTCCTGGAAATGCGCACGCCCGATTTACCAATCGGTGTCACCAGATCTTTTTCAAGGACAGTTGGG includes these proteins:
- the cyoA gene encoding ubiquinol oxidase subunit II yields the protein MGAGDAAILINATVIMLAIVVPTILLAFWMAWRYRASNPRAEYLPYWSYSGRIEAVVWSIPILTIMFIGGLIWIGSHRLDPFRPLSSSKPPVEVQVVSLDWKWLFIYPKNGIATVNQVVIPTGTPVHFSITSASVFNAFFVPRLGSMIYAMPGMISQLHLQSDESARLRGISAQFSGDGFSDMQFEVKSVPDAEFETWMKSAQATDLPLDRDVYGKLLQQSERVQPATYRLADPELFNAIVQQTIPPGPGPEAESRQHAGRETSTGGKD
- a CDS encoding cbb3-type cytochrome c oxidase subunit I, with the protein product MLGKLGLSAIPLSQPIPLITSIAVILIAAAVLILVTVRRWWPYLWREWITSVDHKRIGIMYCLLGVVMLIRGFADAIMMRTQQAVAIDAPGYLPPEHYNQIFTAHGTIMILFGAMPLVLGFMNFLVPLQLGVRDVAFPTFNSVGFWLTASGALLVNVSLFIGEFARTGWLPYPPLSETSYTPGVGVDYYLWAVQISGIGTLITGINIVTTILKMRCRGMSYLRMPVFCWTALASCLLIVAAFPILTATLAMLTLDRYVGWHYFTNTAGGNPMMFVNLIWAWGHPEVYILVLPAFGIFSEVFSTFSGKPLFGYRSMVAATMFICIVSMLVWLHHFFTMGAGAAVNTFFGISSSIIAVGTGVKIYNWIFTMYGGRVRFEVPMLWSMGFIFTFIIGGLTGVLLAIPPADFLTHNSMFLVAHFHNVIIGGVVFGVFAGMEFWFPKAFGFRLHAGWGKAAFWLAFLGFWVTFTPLYVLGLDGMTRRLQHIDVPEWAPWLYVSAAGVGILVLGVIAQVIQLVVSIREREKLRDITGDPWDGRSLEWATPSPPPFFNFAVMPNVEGEEAYWGIKLRAVESQQLSPEPDYEPIEMPVNSPVGIYTAFFATVFGFAMIWYIWWLAIVALVAAFIGFVVFAWRDVHEFEVSAEEVARVDRGRRSAREAMLARMSEQGVLP
- a CDS encoding cytochrome c oxidase subunit 3, which gives rise to MTDTGLPASVEAIRRVREDPHRLGHRAHGSGEPAAGTGQGATGPADKRILVGYGFWIYLLSDIIIFSCFFAAFAVQRAATAGGPTIADIVDVQRVGFETAALLLSSYTCMLSFAATNARNRLWTLIFLFLTGLLGLIFVLLELWEFVELADRGFTPQRSAMLTSFYGLVGLHGLHVTLGGVWLATMMAQVFIKGFRREIIHRLICFNLFWHALDIVWIGIFTIVYLMGVH
- the cyoD gene encoding cytochrome o ubiquinol oxidase subunit IV, with translation MSTSDTDTDVYDNRQNLRDDHAPGDEPPEESGHWVLNANLGLGFSIILTAASFLLATSNIVYGPAIPVALIVLAIAQMGVHLVFFLHITTGPDNTNNVLALAFGILVVVLIVLGSIWIMDHLKQNMMPMDQLMNMQP